In a single window of the Anaerotruncus rubiinfantis genome:
- a CDS encoding baseplate J/gp47 family protein, protein MNLTQETFYETMIERYRTLSGFTPDEASDIALRFHALAGELAALGRRLESVRRDAFPETAQGAALDVFAAQRGLSRKAAVQAAGLLRFWRGASQAESVIPAGTVCLTEDGERYETTADAVLAEGEAAVDAPARAQTAGETGNALAGSIVRLTKPLAGIGGVSNPEPFTGGAGGENDESLRRRLLAGYAAPNNGANAAYYRERAEAFPGISSAYVTSDGEGGVRVYVAADGAAEVPEGTRAALQDALNARLLYWRRLRRSCAPWWMRCRLEYG, encoded by the coding sequence ATGAATCTGACGCAGGAAACCTTTTATGAGACTATGATCGAGAGGTATCGCACGCTTTCCGGCTTTACGCCGGACGAAGCCTCTGACATCGCCCTGCGGTTTCACGCGCTGGCAGGCGAACTTGCAGCGCTTGGCAGGCGGCTGGAAAGCGTGCGCCGGGACGCTTTCCCGGAAACTGCCCAGGGGGCCGCGCTCGATGTGTTTGCAGCGCAGCGCGGGCTTTCCCGCAAGGCGGCCGTGCAGGCAGCCGGACTCCTGCGGTTTTGGCGCGGCGCGAGTCAGGCGGAAAGCGTGATCCCGGCGGGAACCGTGTGCCTTACCGAAGACGGCGAACGGTACGAAACCACTGCGGACGCCGTTCTCGCGGAGGGGGAAGCCGCTGTGGACGCGCCAGCACGCGCGCAGACGGCGGGCGAAACCGGAAACGCCCTGGCAGGGAGCATTGTGCGGCTTACAAAACCGCTGGCCGGGATCGGTGGTGTTTCGAACCCGGAACCTTTTACCGGCGGCGCTGGCGGCGAAAACGACGAAAGCCTGCGCCGGCGGCTGCTCGCGGGCTATGCCGCGCCGAATAACGGAGCAAATGCCGCTTATTACCGGGAAAGGGCGGAAGCATTTCCTGGCATCTCTTCCGCGTATGTTACATCGGATGGGGAAGGCGGTGTCCGTGTCTATGTGGCTGCTGACGGCGCGGCGGAGGTGCCGGAGGGCACCCGCGCCGCGCTGCAGGATGCGCTTAACGCCCGTCTCTTATACTGGCGCCGCTTGCGGCGCTCCTGCGCGCCGTGGTGGATGCGCTGCCGATTGGAATACGGCTGA
- the rpsT gene encoding 30S ribosomal protein S20 → MPNIKSAKKRVLVAKKKALQNKVVKSNLKTVLKKADAAVAAKAADSADAIKAAIKKVDQAAAKNIMHKNTAAHKKSALMKKLAAASK, encoded by the coding sequence ATGCCGAACATTAAGTCTGCGAAGAAGAGAGTGCTTGTTGCCAAGAAGAAGGCGCTTCAGAATAAAGTCGTGAAGTCCAACCTGAAGACCGTCCTGAAAAAGGCCGACGCCGCCGTAGCCGCTAAAGCAGCTGACAGCGCCGATGCGATCAAGGCCGCCATCAAAAAGGTGGATCAGGCCGCGGCCAAAAACATCATGCACAAGAATACAGCCGCGCACAAAAAGTCCGCGCTGATGAAGAAGCTCGCTGCCGCTTCCAAGTAA
- a CDS encoding pyridoxamine kinase, whose product MMNRPARVAAIHGLAGFGRSSLAVVIPTLSAMGIQVCPIPTAVLSTHTGGLGDVEYRDLTDYIRPCVEHYKRLGLEFEGIYSGFLSNASQADDMQAFIAAYPEALAVVDPVMGDHGKTYRTCTPALVDHMRELVKSASVITPNLTEAYILLNEPYSHEPLTRQRLKSMLARLAEQGPRYVVVTGAELASGGCANTGYDRDQNAYWCVPYDYVPTSYPGTGDIFASVLTGSMITGDSFPMAMARASAFVELAIKATFSYGTDTRYGVMLEKCLAWLTHREVLKNYQLL is encoded by the coding sequence ATGATGAACCGGCCAGCCAGAGTCGCAGCAATCCACGGCCTCGCGGGCTTCGGCAGAAGCTCGCTCGCGGTCGTGATTCCAACCTTGTCCGCAATGGGCATACAGGTCTGTCCCATCCCCACCGCCGTCCTTTCCACCCACACCGGGGGGCTCGGCGACGTGGAATACCGCGATCTGACCGATTACATCCGGCCCTGTGTCGAGCATTATAAGCGGCTTGGCCTGGAATTTGAGGGGATCTATTCCGGGTTTCTTTCAAATGCTTCGCAGGCGGATGATATGCAGGCATTCATCGCCGCCTATCCCGAAGCGCTCGCGGTTGTGGACCCGGTCATGGGCGACCATGGGAAAACCTACCGCACCTGCACGCCCGCACTGGTCGATCACATGCGGGAACTGGTAAAGTCCGCTTCGGTTATCACTCCGAATCTGACCGAAGCATACATCCTTTTGAATGAGCCGTACAGCCACGAGCCGCTCACCCGGCAGCGGCTCAAAAGCATGCTTGCGCGGCTGGCGGAACAAGGACCCCGCTATGTGGTGGTCACCGGCGCGGAGCTTGCTTCGGGAGGATGCGCCAATACCGGCTACGACCGCGACCAGAACGCCTACTGGTGCGTACCGTACGACTATGTTCCGACCTCCTATCCGGGGACGGGTGATATTTTCGCATCGGTGCTCACCGGCTCGATGATCACCGGCGACAGCTTCCCGATGGCAATGGCGCGTGCATCCGCATTTGTTGAACTGGCGATCAAGGCGACCTTCAGCTACGGCACCGACACCCGTTACGGTGTGATGCTGGAAAAATGCCTGGCCTGGCTCACCCACCGCGAGGTTTTGAAAAACTATCAGCTGCTGTAA
- a CDS encoding TrkH family potassium uptake protein, protein MDRRAPKLKKLFAFPARIIAASFAAVILVGTLLLMLPLSSREGIVTPFLDCLFTATSATCVTGLIIYDTYTHWSPFGQCVILMLIQIGGLGLVTFTTFFNLLIGKKLGLRGMHLAEESVASFGDDIKGLIRIVILTALVVETAGALLLMPTFTAEYGPRGIFIAIFLSVSAFCNAGFDILGRQEPFISLCNYNGNPVVIGTIGMLIIFGGIGFIVIHDLLQYGRTKKLTLHTRIVVAVTGILLVLGTLMTILCEWNNPATIGALPSFWQKLGASWFHSVSCRTAGFNSVPIDGMYDITKILSSVLMFFGAAPGSTGGGIKCTTVAVIFMTVYCVIRGDEDTVIFGRRVGRQAVYKSMAVMILGILAVTVTSGCIVSTMQDTHAISGVDALFESVSAFATVGLSAGVSGVAGTLPKLLLLFSMYIGRLGPVSFFLSLAMRPKNNRREVLPEGKIQIG, encoded by the coding sequence TTGGACCGTCGTGCTCCAAAACTGAAAAAGCTGTTCGCATTCCCCGCGCGGATCATTGCGGCCAGCTTCGCCGCGGTCATCCTGGTCGGGACATTGCTTTTGATGCTCCCGCTTTCCAGCCGGGAAGGGATCGTTACGCCATTCCTGGACTGCCTTTTTACCGCGACTTCCGCCACCTGTGTGACCGGACTTATCATCTACGACACCTATACCCACTGGTCGCCGTTCGGCCAGTGCGTAATCCTTATGCTGATCCAGATCGGCGGGCTCGGCCTCGTGACCTTCACCACCTTTTTCAACCTGCTTATCGGCAAAAAACTGGGCCTGCGCGGGATGCATCTGGCCGAAGAATCGGTGGCTTCGTTTGGGGACGACATCAAGGGGCTTATCCGGATTGTCATCCTCACCGCGCTGGTCGTGGAAACGGCGGGAGCGCTGCTGCTCATGCCGACTTTTACCGCTGAATATGGCCCGCGCGGTATTTTCATCGCAATTTTCCTTTCCGTCTCCGCCTTCTGCAACGCCGGATTCGATATCCTTGGCCGGCAGGAGCCGTTCATCAGCCTCTGCAACTACAATGGGAATCCGGTGGTCATTGGAACCATCGGGATGCTCATCATCTTCGGCGGGATCGGCTTCATCGTCATCCATGACCTGCTTCAATACGGCAGAACAAAAAAGCTCACCCTGCACACCCGGATCGTTGTTGCGGTCACCGGGATTTTGCTTGTGCTCGGCACGCTGATGACCATTCTCTGCGAGTGGAACAACCCCGCGACCATCGGCGCGCTGCCCAGCTTCTGGCAGAAACTGGGGGCATCCTGGTTCCATTCGGTTTCCTGCCGTACGGCGGGCTTTAACAGCGTGCCAATCGACGGGATGTACGACATCACAAAAATCCTATCCTCGGTGCTGATGTTCTTCGGCGCCGCGCCCGGCTCGACCGGCGGCGGCATCAAGTGCACCACGGTGGCGGTTATTTTCATGACCGTCTACTGCGTGATCCGCGGCGATGAGGATACGGTTATCTTTGGACGCCGGGTCGGGCGGCAGGCCGTCTATAAATCGATGGCCGTTATGATTCTCGGCATTCTGGCTGTTACGGTCACTTCCGGCTGCATCGTCTCAACCATGCAGGACACCCACGCGATTTCCGGCGTCGACGCACTGTTTGAAAGCGTTTCGGCCTTTGCGACCGTGGGACTTTCGGCCGGCGTATCCGGCGTCGCGGGCACGCTGCCAAAGCTGCTCCTGCTGTTTTCGATGTATATCGGCAGGCTTGGGCCGGTTTCCTTCTTCCTTTCCCTTGCGATGCGGCCCAAAAACAACCGTCGCGAAGTCCTCCCCGAAGGCAAGATCCAGATCGGCTAA
- a CDS encoding bis(5'-nucleosyl)-tetraphosphatase, whose product MIREKSCGALVYRKKQDKIELLLIKHRCGGHWSFPKGHVEAGENELQTALREIKEETGLDVDLLDGFRQSVEYFPKPHVKKQVVYFLGHPGADDTVTRQEEEISEYRWCPLEDADDMVTFKNDKNLIREAKRFLSVKNTI is encoded by the coding sequence ATGATCCGTGAAAAATCCTGCGGAGCGCTTGTCTACCGCAAAAAACAGGATAAAATCGAACTGCTGCTCATCAAACACCGCTGCGGCGGGCACTGGTCGTTTCCAAAAGGCCATGTCGAGGCGGGCGAAAACGAGCTGCAGACCGCCCTGCGTGAAATCAAAGAAGAAACCGGGCTGGACGTCGATCTGCTGGATGGGTTCCGGCAGAGTGTCGAATATTTTCCCAAACCCCATGTAAAAAAGCAGGTGGTGTACTTTCTGGGGCATCCCGGCGCCGACGACACGGTCACCCGTCAGGAGGAGGAGATCAGCGAATACCGATGGTGCCCGCTGGAAGACGCCGACGACATGGTGACCTTCAAAAACGACAAAAACCTCATCCGGGAGGCAAAGCGCTTTTTAAGCGTTAAAAACACCATCTGA
- a CDS encoding helix-turn-helix domain-containing protein, with the protein MKFIYRDNYIKMGLKISYYRKLTGMTQQQLAAKLDKDTSFISQIEAPNVARAITMDSLFDIATALGVPAHKLIDFDDD; encoded by the coding sequence TTGAAATTCATCTATCGGGACAATTACATCAAAATGGGCCTGAAAATTTCCTATTACCGGAAGCTTACCGGTATGACTCAGCAGCAACTGGCCGCGAAACTCGACAAGGACACATCGTTTATCAGCCAGATTGAAGCGCCGAATGTCGCGCGGGCCATCACGATGGACTCGCTGTTTGACATCGCCACCGCGCTAGGCGTTCCAGCTCATAAACTTATCGACTTCGATGACGATTGA
- a CDS encoding zinc finger domain-containing protein, which translates to MLEIPESRRLAKQLAQTFTGKTIVRVWANASPHRFAFFNGDPADYPALLEGRSVTSAVSLAGQVELALEQMRLLFGDGVNLRMLSPGERRPAKHQLLVEFSDGFGFYGTVSMYGGLWAFREGENNNPYYLAAKEKPSPLTAAFDADYFAGIWQAAKPTLSVKALLAAEQRIPGLGNGVLQDILFAARLNPQSHVGALDRTDRDRLFSCVRQVLREMTEAGGRDTERGLFGEPGCYHTKMSAKNYPGFCPVCGAPVVRKAFLGGNVYFCPKCQPVQK; encoded by the coding sequence ATGCTTGAAATTCCGGAGAGCCGCCGTCTGGCAAAGCAGCTCGCACAGACCTTTACCGGCAAAACCATCGTCAGGGTTTGGGCGAACGCCTCGCCGCACCGGTTCGCTTTTTTTAACGGCGACCCGGCGGATTATCCCGCCCTGCTCGAAGGCAGATCCGTCACCAGCGCGGTTTCACTGGCCGGACAGGTGGAGCTTGCCCTGGAGCAGATGCGGCTGCTCTTTGGCGACGGGGTCAACCTGCGAATGCTTTCTCCCGGTGAGCGCCGTCCGGCCAAACATCAGCTGCTGGTCGAATTTTCAGACGGCTTTGGTTTTTACGGCACCGTTTCGATGTACGGCGGCCTGTGGGCTTTTCGCGAAGGGGAAAACAACAATCCTTATTATCTCGCCGCAAAGGAAAAACCCTCCCCGCTCACCGCAGCGTTTGACGCGGATTACTTCGCGGGCATCTGGCAGGCGGCCAAGCCAACCCTCAGCGTCAAAGCGCTGCTCGCGGCCGAACAGCGCATTCCGGGCCTTGGGAACGGGGTTTTACAGGATATCCTGTTCGCGGCGCGGCTCAACCCGCAAAGCCATGTCGGCGCGCTCGATAGAACCGACCGCGACCGGTTATTTTCCTGCGTGCGGCAGGTGCTGCGCGAGATGACCGAAGCAGGCGGCCGCGACACCGAACGCGGCCTGTTTGGTGAACCGGGCTGCTATCATACGAAAATGTCCGCCAAAAATTATCCGGGGTTCTGCCCAGTCTGCGGCGCGCCGGTCGTGCGCAAAGCATTTCTCGGCGGAAACGTCTATTTCTGCCCCAAATGCCAGCCGGTACAAAAATGA
- a CDS encoding tetratricopeptide repeat-containing glycosyltransferase family 2 protein: MITISLCMIVKNEEVVLGRCLESVGTAADEIIVVDTGSTDRTREIAKAHGARIYDFEWIDDFAAARNFAFEKAGMQYCMWLDADDLLLPGDRDALLRLKQTLDPAVDVVMLRYNTAFGQDGEPTFSYYRERILKNHADFRWEGAVHEAIAPRGRVEYAEIAVTHKKERAGDPLRNLRIYESMLARGRSLVPRERFYYARELYYNARYDDAVRELEAFLRQPEGWIENQLEACRCIAWCKSALGDADGALRALLGAMAYAAPRAELCCEIGRCFFERGDYPTAVFWYELALTRERDDRTGGFVSPDCYGYLPCIQLCICYDRLGDREKAKAYNERAGSYKPDDPSVLYNRAYFAKN; this comes from the coding sequence ATGATAACCATCAGCCTATGTATGATTGTAAAGAATGAGGAGGTGGTGCTTGGGCGGTGCCTGGAAAGCGTCGGGACGGCGGCAGATGAGATAATCGTCGTGGATACCGGCAGCACCGACCGGACCAGGGAGATTGCCAAAGCGCATGGCGCACGGATCTACGACTTCGAATGGATCGACGATTTTGCCGCGGCGCGCAATTTCGCCTTTGAGAAGGCGGGCATGCAGTACTGCATGTGGCTTGATGCGGACGATTTGCTTCTCCCTGGTGACCGCGACGCGCTGCTTCGCCTCAAGCAAACCCTTGACCCTGCGGTGGATGTGGTGATGCTGCGTTACAATACCGCTTTTGGCCAGGACGGGGAACCGACCTTTTCCTATTACCGGGAACGGATTTTGAAAAATCATGCGGACTTTCGTTGGGAAGGCGCGGTGCATGAGGCGATCGCTCCGCGCGGCAGGGTCGAATACGCTGAAATCGCGGTGACCCATAAAAAAGAGCGCGCGGGTGATCCGCTGCGCAACCTGCGCATCTACGAATCGATGCTTGCCAGGGGAAGATCGCTCGTCCCGCGTGAACGGTTCTACTACGCACGGGAGCTTTACTATAACGCCCGGTATGACGACGCGGTGCGGGAGCTGGAAGCCTTCCTCAGGCAGCCGGAGGGCTGGATCGAAAACCAGCTGGAGGCCTGCCGGTGTATCGCATGGTGCAAAAGCGCTCTGGGGGACGCGGACGGCGCGCTGCGGGCGCTGCTTGGCGCAATGGCTTACGCCGCGCCGCGCGCCGAACTCTGCTGCGAAATCGGCCGGTGCTTTTTCGAGCGGGGGGATTATCCCACAGCCGTCTTTTGGTATGAGCTCGCGCTCACGCGGGAACGGGACGACCGCACGGGCGGCTTTGTCAGCCCCGACTGTTACGGATACCTGCCGTGTATCCAGCTCTGCATCTGTTATGACCGTCTCGGGGACCGGGAAAAGGCAAAGGCGTATAACGAACGCGCTGGAAGCTATAAGCCGGATGACCCTTCGGTTCTTTATAACCGCGCCTACTTTGCAAAAAACTGA
- a CDS encoding ATP-binding cassette domain-containing protein gives MSEPILEARGLTQDFPLGRGGKIRALDDVSLAIVPGEFFGLVGESGAGKSTLGRCFLGLRRPDAGELLFQGHPVVSAADQKRLRQAAGMIFQDPAAAMNPRMPVFEIVAEPLRIAKAASGAALRARVSGLLMQVGLDEGFLARYPGELSGGQQQRVCIARALACDPLLLVADEPVASLDVSAAAQIANLLMELRRRRKLACLFISHDLSMVRHLCDRIGVLWRGRLVEAAPAAELCGNPRHPYTMALLAASACGCSAIKPLPDRQPPDGGCLREISPGHFVLQ, from the coding sequence GTGAGTGAGCCGATCCTGGAAGCCCGGGGGCTGACCCAGGACTTTCCGCTTGGGCGCGGCGGGAAAATCCGCGCGCTCGACGACGTTTCTCTTGCGATTGTGCCGGGCGAGTTTTTCGGGCTTGTGGGGGAATCCGGCGCGGGCAAATCCACCCTTGGGCGGTGTTTTCTCGGGCTTCGCCGCCCAGACGCGGGAGAGCTTCTCTTTCAGGGGCATCCTGTGGTCTCAGCCGCGGACCAAAAAAGGCTGCGGCAGGCCGCCGGAATGATCTTCCAGGACCCTGCCGCCGCAATGAATCCGCGCATGCCTGTATTCGAGATCGTTGCGGAACCGCTGCGCATTGCAAAGGCCGCGTCCGGCGCGGCCTTGCGCGCGCGGGTTTCGGGCCTGCTCATGCAGGTGGGGCTGGATGAGGGATTTCTTGCCCGCTATCCTGGCGAGCTTTCCGGAGGACAGCAGCAACGGGTCTGCATCGCGCGGGCCCTGGCCTGCGATCCACTGCTGCTCGTGGCGGATGAGCCGGTCGCCTCGCTCGATGTTTCCGCGGCCGCGCAGATCGCAAACCTGCTCATGGAACTGCGCCGGAGACGAAAACTCGCCTGCCTTTTCATCTCGCACGACCTTTCGATGGTGCGGCATCTCTGCGACCGCATCGGCGTACTTTGGCGCGGACGGCTGGTCGAAGCGGCTCCCGCGGCCGAACTCTGCGGCAACCCGCGCCACCCTTACACCATGGCGCTGCTCGCGGCGTCCGCCTGCGGATGCTCCGCGATAAAGCCGCTGCCGGACCGCCAGCCGCCGGACGGCGGCTGCCTGCGGGAAATTTCGCCGGGACATTTTGTGCTGCAATAG
- a CDS encoding ABC transporter ATP-binding protein, producing MSALLEIEDLQIEFETDSSPIHAVRGVSLRLAAGETLAVVGESGAGKSALCKSILRILPAKGHITGGSIRFDGRDLLALAAKEMRGLRGGQIAMILQDPATSLDPTRTIGMQICETIRLHERISRKAAAERAESLLRMAGIDAPRERLRQYPHQLSGGQRQRAVIAMALCCRPRLLLADEPTTALDATVQAQILSLLKTLQKETGAAILLVTHDLLAAARLAHRTAVMYAGRVVETGTAAEVFGDPRHPYTWGLMSALPAFAKNCGQLRCIPGAPPDLREPPRGDPFAPRNPYALAIDYEEEPPLFHLGGEHYAASWLCDPRAPEISAPIRLHCHAGVTGGEAGE from the coding sequence ATGTCCGCCCTGCTCGAAATCGAAGATCTGCAAATCGAATTTGAAACCGATTCGTCCCCCATCCATGCGGTGCGGGGCGTTTCGCTGCGCCTTGCGGCGGGAGAAACGCTCGCCGTTGTGGGCGAATCCGGCGCGGGCAAATCCGCCCTCTGCAAAAGCATCCTGCGTATTTTGCCCGCAAAGGGACACATCACCGGCGGAAGCATCCGTTTTGACGGGCGGGATCTGCTCGCGCTTGCTGCAAAAGAGATGCGCGGGCTGCGCGGCGGCCAGATTGCGATGATTCTGCAGGACCCCGCGACCAGCCTGGACCCGACCCGCACCATCGGAATGCAGATTTGCGAAACCATCCGCCTGCATGAGCGCATAAGCCGCAAGGCGGCGGCCGAACGCGCCGAAAGCCTGCTTCGGATGGCCGGGATTGATGCGCCGCGGGAGCGCCTGCGCCAGTATCCGCATCAGCTCTCGGGCGGGCAGCGGCAGCGGGCGGTCATCGCGATGGCCCTCTGCTGCAGGCCGCGGCTGCTGCTTGCGGACGAACCGACCACCGCGCTTGACGCGACCGTGCAGGCGCAGATCCTTTCCCTCCTGAAAACCCTGCAAAAGGAGACCGGCGCGGCCATCCTGCTCGTGACCCACGACCTTTTGGCCGCGGCGCGGCTCGCCCATCGGACAGCGGTCATGTACGCGGGCCGGGTGGTGGAAACCGGTACGGCGGCCGAAGTTTTCGGAGATCCGCGCCATCCCTACACATGGGGACTGATGTCCGCGCTGCCCGCCTTCGCAAAAAACTGCGGTCAGCTGCGCTGCATCCCCGGCGCGCCACCTGATCTGCGCGAGCCGCCCAGGGGGGACCCCTTCGCGCCGCGCAATCCCTACGCGCTCGCGATCGACTACGAGGAGGAGCCCCCGCTTTTCCACCTTGGCGGCGAACATTACGCGGCGAGCTGGCTTTGCGATCCGCGCGCGCCAGAAATTTCGGCTCCGATACGGCTGCATTGTCATGCGGGAGTCACGGGGGGTGAAGCGGGTGAGTGA
- a CDS encoding ABC transporter substrate-binding protein, producing the protein MKRLYKPLALLLGCLLILSGCGAPAASGSSAAPAASNPGASAPAPSTLVYGSGDYTAINPALYEHGEINLLLFSGLTAHGQDNQIVPALAESWDYDESSSTYTFHLRDGVKWHDGEPLTSADVKFTLEAIMDPQNASEIASNYEEIASIETPDDRTVKISLTAPNVAMLDYLTIGILPAHLLEGRDLITDPFNQAPVGTGPYKLTAWDMGQSITLEKNPDYFGGQPQIDTIIFKIVPDTKARALQLLSGELDLAQIVPHDKAQFDGNDQFTVYDMKTADYRGILYNFANPLFRDHRELPAVLSYAIDRQPIIDSVLMGYGQIAYSPLQAGPYLNPGIEKYDYNPTKAKEQLEQAGWETGADGIYEKNGIRLAFAINCGEGDQVRIDMAKICAQQLREIGADVTVAVNAQTDWANQEAYLIGWGSPFDPDDHTYKVFGTQKGSNFSAYSNGEVDRLLTEARETDDDAKRKAFYNEFQEVLAADPAYTFIAYVDAIYACDSRLQGITPDTVLGHHGVGIFWNVASWTFEK; encoded by the coding sequence ATGAAACGTCTCTATAAACCGCTCGCCCTGCTCCTTGGCTGCCTGCTCATCCTGAGCGGCTGCGGCGCACCGGCCGCTTCCGGCAGCTCCGCCGCCCCCGCGGCCTCAAATCCCGGTGCTTCTGCGCCCGCGCCATCCACCCTCGTCTACGGCAGCGGCGACTATACCGCCATCAATCCCGCGCTCTATGAACACGGTGAAATCAACCTGCTTCTCTTCTCCGGGCTCACCGCGCACGGCCAGGATAATCAGATTGTGCCCGCGCTGGCCGAAAGCTGGGACTATGACGAAAGTTCCAGCACCTATACTTTCCATCTGCGCGATGGGGTCAAATGGCACGACGGCGAGCCGCTCACCTCCGCCGATGTAAAGTTTACTCTGGAAGCGATTATGGACCCGCAGAATGCCTCGGAGATCGCCTCGAACTATGAGGAAATCGCTTCGATCGAAACGCCGGATGACCGGACGGTAAAGATCTCGCTCACAGCGCCGAACGTCGCGATGCTCGATTATCTGACCATCGGCATCCTGCCGGCCCACCTGCTCGAAGGCAGGGATCTTATCACCGACCCGTTCAACCAGGCGCCGGTCGGCACCGGGCCCTACAAGCTCACCGCATGGGACATGGGACAGAGCATCACGCTCGAAAAGAATCCGGATTACTTCGGCGGGCAGCCGCAGATTGACACCATCATTTTTAAGATCGTGCCGGACACCAAGGCCCGGGCGCTCCAACTACTGTCCGGCGAGCTTGACCTCGCGCAGATCGTCCCGCATGACAAGGCCCAATTCGACGGCAATGATCAATTCACCGTCTACGATATGAAAACCGCCGACTACCGCGGCATCCTCTATAATTTCGCAAACCCGCTTTTCCGGGATCACCGGGAACTGCCCGCCGTGCTCAGCTACGCCATTGACCGCCAGCCGATCATCGACAGCGTCCTCATGGGCTACGGGCAGATCGCCTATTCGCCGCTGCAGGCCGGTCCGTATCTGAATCCGGGCATTGAAAAATACGATTACAATCCCACAAAAGCAAAGGAACAGCTCGAACAAGCGGGCTGGGAAACCGGCGCGGACGGGATCTATGAAAAGAACGGCATCCGCCTCGCCTTTGCGATCAACTGCGGCGAAGGCGACCAGGTGCGCATCGATATGGCGAAGATCTGCGCGCAACAGCTGCGGGAGATCGGAGCGGATGTAACCGTGGCGGTGAACGCCCAGACCGACTGGGCGAACCAGGAGGCCTATCTCATCGGATGGGGCAGCCCGTTCGATCCGGACGACCACACCTACAAAGTATTCGGCACTCAAAAAGGTTCCAACTTCAGCGCCTATTCCAACGGCGAAGTTGACCGGCTGCTGACCGAGGCGCGTGAAACAGACGACGATGCAAAGCGCAAAGCGTTCTACAACGAATTCCAGGAAGTGCTGGCGGCCGACCCCGCCTACACCTTCATCGCTTATGTCGACGCAATTTACGCCTGCGACAGCCGCCTTCAGGGGATCACGCCGGACACAGTGCTCGGCCATCACGGGGTGGGCATCTTCTGGAATGTGGCAAGCTGGACTTTTGAAAAATGA
- a CDS encoding ABC transporter permease — MRDDLFRVVGAGWRQPVLVSAAPTRKKSFPWLSAVLLGLILSGCVFADLLRAGDPGYLDLVNAGHAPCAGFPFGTDLLGRDLFAMIWHGGRVSLTVGLLAAAIATGLAVVYGSVSGLAGEKLDALLMRACELLLSVPSILLVIFLQAIAGQANPVRIACVIGATSWMNMAKVVRSEVRQLSQSDYILAARAMNGSFWHVLRRHLVPNFIPSIMFMAVTAIGSAIGTESTLSFLGIGLPPEAVSWGSLLSQADQALLSNQWWLILIPGIFLVVTLVCITDLGNHIRREASRGCSNLTPD, encoded by the coding sequence ATGAGGGACGATCTTTTCCGTGTGGTAGGCGCCGGATGGCGCCAGCCCGTTTTGGTTTCCGCCGCTCCCACGCGCAAAAAAAGCTTCCCATGGCTTTCGGCAGTGCTTCTCGGGCTTATCCTGTCCGGCTGTGTCTTTGCGGATCTGCTTCGCGCGGGTGACCCGGGCTACCTTGACCTTGTGAACGCGGGACATGCGCCCTGCGCCGGCTTCCCCTTTGGCACCGACCTGCTCGGACGCGACCTGTTCGCGATGATCTGGCACGGAGGCCGGGTTTCGCTGACGGTAGGGCTGCTGGCCGCCGCCATCGCAACCGGACTGGCAGTCGTCTACGGAAGCGTGAGCGGCCTTGCGGGCGAAAAACTTGACGCGCTGCTTATGCGGGCCTGTGAACTGCTGCTGAGCGTGCCGTCCATCCTGCTGGTCATTTTTCTGCAGGCGATTGCGGGCCAGGCAAACCCCGTCCGGATCGCCTGCGTCATCGGCGCGACCAGCTGGATGAATATGGCCAAGGTGGTGCGCAGCGAAGTGCGCCAGCTCTCGCAGAGCGACTACATCCTCGCGGCGCGCGCCATGAACGGCAGCTTCTGGCATGTCCTGCGGCGGCATCTCGTTCCAAATTTCATCCCGTCGATCATGTTCATGGCGGTCACCGCAATCGGCTCTGCCATTGGCACCGAATCAACCCTGTCGTTTCTCGGCATCGGCCTGCCGCCTGAAGCGGTTTCATGGGGCAGCCTTCTCTCCCAGGCGGATCAGGCGCTTCTCTCGAACCAGTGGTGGCTCATCCTGATCCCCGGTATCTTCCTCGTGGTTACGCTCGTCTGCATCACCGACCTTGGCAACCATATCCGCCGCGAAGCAAGCCGCGGATGCAGCAACCTCACCCCCGATTGA